In Streptomyces hawaiiensis, one genomic interval encodes:
- a CDS encoding endonuclease/exonuclease/phosphatase family protein — MDTAAAEWTARDDGREHRPPGRRPGAWCAGLLFAGVSVVVGFRAADSDGITPVPQLLAFLPWLLVPTAVALLLTLLSRWWLGTVWGVVLLGLLAWYIEPYGKADDPSGPPVAELRVLTSNVEFGQGTASLVTAVRREKPDIVFVEECDYACDALLKRDLSQDYPHRRAAEGGGSEGSVILSRFPLRPTEGVRGTMGMPGAVADVDGHAVRLQLAHPMPPLPGQVDLWRRELDALRDAATTDPDTPLVLAGDFNASQDHAAFRRILDTGLRDASRLDGADRTATWPAQTAPTLGVQIDHVLVSEDFGASRTRILDLSDTDHRAVVTDLTLHTPR, encoded by the coding sequence TTGGACACCGCCGCTGCCGAGTGGACCGCCAGGGACGACGGGCGCGAGCACCGTCCGCCCGGACGGCGGCCCGGCGCCTGGTGCGCCGGTCTGCTGTTCGCCGGGGTGAGCGTGGTCGTCGGCTTCCGGGCCGCCGACAGCGACGGCATCACCCCCGTCCCGCAGCTCCTCGCCTTCCTCCCCTGGCTGCTCGTCCCCACCGCCGTGGCCCTGCTGCTCACGCTGCTGTCCCGCTGGTGGCTCGGGACGGTGTGGGGCGTGGTCCTGCTCGGCCTGCTGGCCTGGTACATCGAGCCGTACGGCAAGGCCGACGACCCCTCGGGCCCGCCGGTCGCCGAACTGCGCGTGCTGACCTCCAACGTCGAGTTCGGCCAGGGCACCGCCTCCCTCGTCACCGCCGTGCGCCGCGAGAAACCGGACATCGTCTTCGTGGAGGAATGCGACTACGCGTGCGACGCGCTGCTGAAGCGGGACCTCTCCCAGGACTACCCGCACCGCCGGGCCGCGGAGGGCGGCGGCTCCGAGGGCTCCGTCATCCTCAGCCGCTTCCCCCTCCGGCCCACTGAGGGCGTGCGCGGCACGATGGGCATGCCGGGGGCGGTCGCCGACGTGGACGGGCACGCCGTACGGCTGCAACTCGCCCACCCCATGCCCCCGCTGCCCGGCCAGGTGGACCTCTGGCGCCGGGAGCTCGACGCCCTGCGCGACGCGGCCACCACCGACCCGGACACCCCTCTGGTCCTGGCCGGCGACTTCAACGCCTCCCAGGATCACGCGGCCTTCCGCCGCATCCTCGACACCGGCCTGCGCGACGCCTCCCGCCTGGACGGCGCCGACCGCACGGCCACCTGGCCGGCACAGACCGCCCCCACGCTCGGCGTGCAGATCGACCACGTCCTGGTGTCGGAGGACTTCGGCGCGAGCCGCACCCGCATCCTGGACCTGTCCGACACGGACCACCGCGCGGTCGTCACGGACCTCACGCTCCACACGCCCCGGTGA
- a CDS encoding alpha/beta fold hydrolase has translation MAPFLAYEDKGPDTDRVPLVLVHGHPFDRTMWAPQLDRFPGTRRVIAPDLRGYGASPTAPAVTDFSGFARDVEALLDELKLESFVLAGLSMGGQIVMDCYRLFPERVRGLVLADTFPSAETPEGVRTRDAMADRLLTEGMRGYADEVLERMVAPYASAEVKAHVHGMMTATAPEGAAAALRARARRPDYGALLRRVSVPALVVVGADDTFTPVSDALAMHAALPDAELHIIEGAAHMPNLERPEVFDRALEELLARVDARQPSPAPPRL, from the coding sequence ATGGCACCCTTCCTCGCATACGAGGACAAAGGCCCCGATACCGATCGGGTACCCCTGGTCCTCGTCCACGGCCACCCCTTCGACCGCACGATGTGGGCACCGCAGCTCGACAGGTTCCCGGGTACCCGCCGCGTCATCGCCCCCGACCTGCGCGGCTACGGCGCCTCCCCGACGGCCCCGGCCGTCACGGACTTCTCGGGATTCGCCCGGGACGTCGAGGCCCTGCTGGACGAGCTGAAGCTGGAGTCGTTCGTCCTGGCGGGCCTGTCGATGGGCGGCCAGATCGTCATGGACTGCTACCGCCTGTTCCCCGAGCGGGTCCGCGGCCTGGTCCTCGCTGACACCTTCCCGTCGGCGGAGACCCCCGAGGGCGTGCGCACCCGTGACGCCATGGCGGACCGTCTCCTCACGGAGGGCATGCGCGGCTACGCCGACGAGGTCCTGGAGCGGATGGTCGCCCCGTACGCGTCCGCCGAGGTCAAGGCGCACGTGCACGGCATGATGACGGCCACCGCCCCCGAGGGCGCCGCCGCGGCCCTGCGCGCCCGCGCCCGGCGCCCCGACTACGGCGCCCTGCTGCGCCGCGTCTCCGTACCGGCCCTGGTCGTCGTGGGAGCCGACGACACCTTCACGCCGGTCTCCGACGCCCTGGCCATGCACGCGGCCCTCCCGGACGCGGAGTTGCACATCATCGAAGGCGCGGCCCACATGCCGAACCTGGAACGCCCGGAGGTGTTCGACCGGGCGCTGGAGGAATTGCTGGCCCGGGTCGATGCCCGGCAACCTTCCCCCGCCCCACCCCGTCTTTGA
- a CDS encoding PLP-dependent aminotransferase family protein, producing MSDYRRIADRIADDIATGRLRPGQRLPPQRAFARRRGLAPSTAGRVYGELVRRGLVVGEVGRGTFVRAAPAGPVGQALIEPGPGATPVNLELNYPAVPGQPELLAPVLAPLLRPDVLAEALLPAAATGTEAAREAAATLLTTPGWRPAPERLLFTGNARQAIAAVLASLVRPGGRVGVEQLTYPLVKEIAARLGITLVPLAGDAAGLLPEAVAAAHRTAPLSALYAQPTLHNPTSLTTSRPRLLQLARLVHDLNLPVVEDRTWSFLREPGDPLAVHAPALTHVVDGLSKRVAPGLTAGFLVVPPHRVAVVADAVRSGGWSAGRFALEAAVRWTAEGTVARLVEAKRADAVRRQRILAEELAGFAVRSDPGSCFAWWELPAPWRADTFTAAAAAHGIAVTPGPAFAVAPGHTPDAVRLGLGSASEADLRWALRRLAQIAARRAGDGTGP from the coding sequence ATGAGTGACTACCGGCGTATCGCCGACCGCATCGCCGACGACATCGCCACCGGGCGGCTGCGGCCCGGACAACGGCTGCCGCCGCAGCGGGCGTTCGCGCGGCGCCGGGGCCTCGCCCCGTCGACGGCGGGGCGGGTGTACGGCGAACTCGTGCGGCGCGGGCTGGTCGTCGGGGAGGTCGGGCGCGGCACCTTCGTACGGGCGGCGCCGGCCGGACCGGTGGGGCAGGCGCTCATCGAACCCGGTCCGGGCGCCACCCCCGTCAACCTGGAGCTCAACTACCCTGCCGTGCCCGGCCAGCCGGAGCTGCTCGCCCCCGTTCTCGCGCCGCTGCTGCGCCCCGACGTACTGGCCGAGGCGCTGTTACCGGCGGCCGCCACCGGCACCGAGGCCGCGCGGGAGGCCGCGGCCACCCTGCTCACCACCCCGGGCTGGCGCCCCGCCCCCGAGCGGCTGCTGTTCACCGGCAACGCCCGGCAGGCCATCGCCGCCGTCCTGGCCTCACTGGTCCGGCCGGGTGGCCGGGTGGGTGTGGAGCAGCTGACGTATCCGCTGGTCAAGGAGATCGCGGCGCGGCTCGGCATCACGCTGGTGCCGCTGGCCGGGGACGCGGCCGGGCTGCTCCCGGAGGCGGTGGCGGCCGCGCACCGCACGGCGCCGCTGTCCGCCCTCTACGCGCAGCCGACGCTGCACAACCCGACGTCCCTGACGACGAGCCGGCCGCGGCTGCTGCAACTCGCCAGGCTGGTCCACGACCTGAACCTGCCGGTGGTGGAGGACCGCACCTGGTCCTTCCTGCGGGAACCGGGTGATCCGCTCGCCGTGCACGCCCCGGCCCTCACCCACGTCGTGGACGGACTGTCCAAGCGGGTCGCCCCGGGGCTCACCGCCGGGTTCCTCGTCGTGCCGCCGCACCGGGTCGCCGTCGTGGCCGACGCCGTGCGGTCGGGCGGCTGGAGCGCGGGGCGGTTCGCGCTGGAGGCGGCCGTGCGGTGGACCGCTGAGGGGACGGTGGCGCGGCTGGTGGAGGCCAAGCGGGCGGACGCGGTACGGCGGCAGCGGATCCTCGCCGAGGAACTCGCGGGCTTCGCCGTACGGTCCGACCCGGGTTCCTGCTTCGCCTGGTGGGAGCTGCCCGCCCCGTGGCGTGCGGACACCTTCACGGCCGCCGCCGCCGCGCACGGCATCGCCGTCACGCCCGGCCCCGCCTTCGCCGTCGCCCCCGGGCACACGCCCGACGCCGTCAGGCTCGGGCTCGGGTCGGCTTCGGAAGCGGATCTGCGATGGGCCCTGCGGAGGCTCGCGCAGATCGCCGCGCGGCGAGCCGGGGACGGTACCGGCCCGTGA
- a CDS encoding PP2C family protein-serine/threonine phosphatase, which translates to MRRQELLRVRGRRVAWVPPLLLLVAIAVADYHTIGEFRMISWIVLVPGIAAAICGVWGTALFAVLSLVTYVVADSAWPHEDQAGRADFVLVALGGILATLACVIRVRDEHRALHMGDVTDTIRRTVLRPLPPGWGGLDHAGVYLTADTHARVGGDFYDIQPGPHGTRVLVGDVQGKGLGAVEAAAALLGTFREAAYHEADLATVAERLEIRMIRHRGHTVALGRSDGDRFATAVLLACPDDDREAVDVLLFGHEPPLAVGPGGVRTLSAGAGLPLGCRDLAPGPPEIRRWRVAADETLLLVTDGVTEARDGTGVFYPLADEVARAVAEDPGTAEPARLAAFVRDGTLRHGGGHLADDTTVFAVRRRPAHRRPGGEAPEGGRLRS; encoded by the coding sequence GTGCGACGGCAGGAACTGCTGCGGGTGCGGGGCCGCCGCGTGGCCTGGGTGCCGCCGCTGCTGCTGCTCGTCGCCATCGCGGTGGCCGACTACCACACCATCGGCGAGTTCCGCATGATCTCCTGGATCGTGCTGGTGCCGGGTATCGCCGCCGCGATCTGCGGGGTGTGGGGCACGGCCCTGTTCGCGGTCCTCTCCCTGGTGACGTACGTCGTCGCCGACAGTGCCTGGCCGCACGAAGACCAGGCCGGCCGCGCCGACTTCGTCCTCGTCGCCCTGGGCGGCATCCTCGCCACCCTGGCCTGTGTGATCCGGGTGCGCGACGAGCACCGCGCGCTGCACATGGGCGACGTCACCGACACCATCCGCCGTACCGTGCTGCGCCCGCTGCCGCCGGGCTGGGGCGGACTCGACCACGCCGGTGTCTACCTCACCGCCGACACCCACGCCCGCGTCGGCGGCGACTTCTACGACATCCAGCCCGGCCCGCACGGCACCCGCGTCCTGGTCGGCGACGTGCAGGGCAAGGGCCTGGGCGCGGTGGAGGCGGCGGCCGCGCTGCTCGGCACGTTCCGCGAGGCCGCCTACCACGAGGCGGACCTGGCGACGGTCGCCGAGCGGCTGGAGATCCGGATGATCCGGCACCGCGGGCACACCGTCGCCCTGGGCCGCTCGGACGGCGACCGGTTCGCCACGGCCGTCCTGCTCGCCTGCCCCGACGACGACCGGGAGGCGGTGGACGTCCTGCTGTTCGGGCACGAGCCGCCGCTCGCGGTCGGCCCGGGCGGGGTGCGCACCCTGTCGGCCGGGGCCGGGCTGCCGCTCGGCTGCCGGGATCTCGCGCCCGGGCCGCCGGAGATCCGGCGGTGGCGGGTCGCCGCCGACGAGACGCTGCTGCTGGTGACGGACGGGGTGACGGAGGCCCGGGACGGCACCGGGGTGTTCTACCCGCTCGCCGACGAGGTGGCCCGGGCCGTCGCCGAGGACCCGGGCACCGCCGAACCGGCCCGTCTGGCGGCCTTCGTACGGGACGGCACACTGCGGCACGGCGGCGGGCACCTCGCCGATGACACGACCGTGTTCGCCGTCCGCAGGAGACCGGCCCACCGAAGACCGGGGGGCGAAGCCCCCGAAGGCGGACGTTTGCGGTCCTGA